In Tenebrio molitor chromosome 6, icTenMoli1.1, whole genome shotgun sequence, one genomic interval encodes:
- the LOC138133711 gene encoding solute carrier family 22 member 6-A-like, producing MARVNFADTEPAENEFFEEYDKYSGTLNCWLVLIFILRSFAPLCLAVQIAPFEFRESIEMYLKDFSTKHNGSHGFNLSLFKCHKEKHDNITEAASLHKRAVPECTLTELVLKMICFKAVGFCSGALIGGILSDIHGRRITCLSLSIIWNFCTWSLTMSPMEYMVEMFYIVTVMCCSAINVVTFVNFAEITSRKTRILSIFSISSYTIGDHFFHNLSRKITTWKYLQSFVASTMSIMIFACWYIPESPRWLLNKNKRKAAYEQLNDVSGLIYNINTPPHHEDPNLKKTFVPCEMFLFLYQRVLKDFVIFNLLVSISSLTYTSGKLKAILHYVHTDELEFLTTVAEGIGFLFFIPVYMFLGNRFGLFFVYMLLAIEVLLALLTYDFLQALYFNVFGMALGITTLSLIWFYILDVFPTFLRGTAVGCAFSIYGVATAGGVFLVNQVEKYKEFNYYLTIFVAALLGLSVLALPNTANKELPNFKLNR from the exons atggctCGTGTAAATTTTGCCGATACTGAGCCAG ctgaaaatgaatttttcgAAGAATACGACAAATACAGTGGCACTCTAAATTGCTGGTTGGTccttattttcattttaagaaGTTTTGCTCCGTTGTGCTTGGCTGTGCAG ATAGCTCCATTCGAATTCAGGGAAAGTATCGAAATGTACCTAAAagatttttcaacaaaacatAATGG ttcCCATGGGTTTAACCTATCTCTCTTCAAATGCCACAAAGAAAAACACGACAATATCACTGAAGCAGCAAGTCTACACAAAAGG GCTGTTCCAGAGTGCACGCTTACAGAgcttgttttaaaaatgatttgctTTAAAGCTGTTGGATTTTGTTCCGGAGCTCTCATAGGAGGAATTTTGTCAGATat ACATGGAAGAAGAATTACGTGCTTGTCCTTGTCTatcatttggaatttttgtactTGGTCTCTTACCATGTCCCCGATGGAATACATGGtggaaatgttttatattGTGACGGTGATGTGTTGCAGCGCGATCAATGTAGtaacatttgtaaatt TTGCGGAAATCACGAGTAGGAAGACCAGAATTCTAAGCATTTTCAGCATCTCGAGCTACACAATTGGAGATCACTTTTTTCATAACTTATCTAGAAAAATAACAACATGGAAATATTTGCAGTCTTTTGTAGCATCGACAATGAGCATTATGATTTTCGCGTGTTGGTACATACCAGAGTCTCCCAGATGGttactaaataaaaataaacgtaaAGCAGCATACGAACAATTAAACGATGTGTCAGGTTTGATATACAACATTAATACACCACCTCATCATGAGGACCCAAACTTGAAGAAAACATTCGTACCCTGCgagatgtttttatttttatatcaaagAGTTCTGAAGGATTTcgttatatttaatttattggtcAGCATTTCCAGTCTGACGTACACTTCTGGAa AACTAAAAGCGATTCTCCATTATGTACATACTGACGAGCTGGAATTTTTGACAACTGTTGCAGAAGGAATAGG atttttatttttcataccAGTTTATATGTTTCTGGGTAatcgttttggtttatttttcgtttataTGTTGCTCGCAATTGAAGTTTTGCTGGCACTTCTGACATACG ATTTTTTGCAAgcactttattttaatgtatttgGAATGGCGCTTGGGATAACTACATTGTCTTTAATATGGTTCTACATTTTGGATGTATTTCCTACTTTCTTAAGAGGTACTGCAGTAGGTTGTGCTTTTTCTATCTATGGTGTAGCAACAGCTGGTGGAGTATTTCTTGTTAACCAAGTGGAG AAATATAAAgagtttaattattatttaaccaTTTTTGTAGCAGCATTGTTAGGCTTATCAGTTTTGGCTTTACCAAATACTGCCAACAAAGAattaccaaattttaaattgaacaGATAA